From a region of the Coprococcus comes ATCC 27758 genome:
- the ybeY gene encoding rRNA maturation RNase YbeY — MRLFLEDEGALDLKLPYEELATKVADAVLDYEKCPYEAQVELLLTMNEEIRQMNLEFRGIDRATDVLSFPMTEFPSPADYAYLDTDDSSFDPETGELMLGNIVISKERAKEQAEEYGHSVEREFAFLIAHSMLHLLGYDHMEDEERLVMEKKQREVLEMLGITR; from the coding sequence ATGAGACTATTTTTAGAGGATGAGGGAGCATTGGATTTAAAGCTGCCTTATGAAGAACTGGCGACAAAAGTTGCAGATGCAGTCCTGGATTATGAGAAGTGTCCGTACGAGGCGCAGGTAGAACTTCTTCTTACGATGAATGAGGAGATCCGACAGATGAACCTGGAATTTCGCGGAATCGACCGTGCAACCGATGTCCTGTCATTTCCGATGACGGAATTCCCGTCACCGGCTGATTATGCATATCTGGATACAGATGACAGTTCATTTGATCCGGAGACCGGAGAACTGATGCTCGGCAATATTGTGATTTCCAAAGAGCGCGCAAAGGAACAGGCAGAAGAATATGGCCATTCGGTAGAACGTGAATTTGCTTTCCTTATTGCGCACAGTATGTTGCACTTGTTAGGTTATGACCATATGGAAGATGAAGAACGGCTCGTGATGGAAAAGAAACAGCGGGAAGTTCTGGAGATGCTGGGAATTACAAGATAG
- a CDS encoding putative polysaccharide biosynthesis protein has product MGKKKKSKGGSFLMQGSILAAAGIITKIIGAVYRIPMLNIMGLKGQGYYDMAFQVYSIALIISSYSLPVAVSKLVSFKMAAGERKNAFRVLKASLIIAALSGVTIMVIVFFGAEAIAEYLMGAKMSCYSLKVLAPGLLICAIMAVFRGYFQGLGTMIPTAISQIIEQLLNAIVSVVGAAVLLENGKQMAKVQGNNLFGPAYSAAGGTLGTVAGALIGLLFLLFCYVVFRKPMMRQMKRDTSKELDDYRAIFKILILTIAPIILSTTIYNSANVIDSAMFNKIMGAQGTSEAVCAELLGKLGQYYTLFNVPLAVASALGSSVIPGLVSAAENHDRRLLHNRIYTVIRYTMLIAIPSAFGFFALGQPIMDFLWPNVDNVTQGIMLKIGAISLVFYSLSTVTNTVLQGLDRMMEPVKNAMVSLILHIVSLFIMLVMFKWGIYALIGSKIVFSLCMCIMNAHDIREACGYLQESRKTFVIPSIAGAVMAILAWAVHFVLDTFIGGRIATLIALIVAVAVYAVVLLKMGGMSEKELLGLPKGHQIVIVCKKCHLLKERRYY; this is encoded by the coding sequence ATGGGTAAAAAGAAAAAATCAAAGGGCGGCAGTTTTCTGATGCAGGGAAGCATCCTTGCGGCAGCCGGCATTATCACAAAGATCATCGGGGCAGTATACCGGATCCCGATGCTTAATATTATGGGGCTTAAAGGACAGGGCTATTATGATATGGCATTTCAGGTGTATTCTATTGCTCTGATCATTTCGTCTTACAGTCTGCCGGTTGCGGTATCAAAGCTGGTGTCATTCAAAATGGCGGCAGGAGAACGGAAAAATGCATTCAGGGTATTGAAGGCATCGCTGATCATAGCTGCGCTATCTGGTGTCACGATCATGGTGATCGTATTTTTTGGAGCAGAGGCGATCGCAGAATATCTGATGGGAGCCAAAATGAGCTGCTATTCTTTGAAGGTGCTTGCTCCCGGGCTCCTGATTTGTGCGATTATGGCAGTTTTTCGTGGCTATTTTCAGGGGCTGGGAACGATGATCCCGACTGCAATTTCGCAGATCATTGAACAGCTTCTCAATGCGATTGTCAGTGTTGTAGGTGCAGCCGTTCTTCTGGAAAATGGAAAACAGATGGCTAAGGTGCAGGGGAATAACCTTTTTGGACCAGCCTATTCCGCAGCAGGAGGTACACTTGGTACAGTAGCCGGTGCTCTGATCGGTCTGCTGTTCTTACTGTTCTGCTATGTGGTATTCCGCAAGCCGATGATGCGGCAGATGAAGCGGGATACCTCGAAAGAACTGGATGATTACCGTGCGATTTTCAAGATCCTGATTCTGACGATCGCACCGATCATTTTAAGTACAACGATTTATAACAGTGCAAATGTTATTGACAGTGCTATGTTCAATAAGATCATGGGCGCACAGGGAACCAGTGAGGCGGTCTGTGCAGAGCTTCTTGGTAAATTAGGACAGTATTATACCCTGTTCAACGTACCGCTTGCCGTTGCGAGTGCATTGGGATCATCTGTGATCCCGGGGCTTGTAAGCGCGGCAGAGAATCATGACAGAAGACTGTTACATAACCGGATTTATACAGTTATCCGTTACACGATGCTGATCGCGATTCCAAGCGCATTTGGATTCTTTGCACTTGGTCAGCCGATCATGGATTTCCTGTGGCCGAATGTAGATAATGTAACACAGGGAATTATGCTGAAGATCGGAGCGATTTCTCTGGTATTTTATTCACTTTCAACCGTTACGAATACAGTGCTTCAGGGGCTGGACCGTATGATGGAACCGGTAAAAAATGCAATGGTATCCCTGATACTACATATTGTATCTCTGTTTATTATGCTTGTTATGTTCAAATGGGGCATTTATGCACTGATTGGAAGTAAGATTGTGTTCTCTTTATGCATGTGTATCATGAATGCACATGATATCCGTGAAGCATGTGGATATCTTCAGGAGAGCCGTAAGACTTTTGTCATTCCGTCTATCGCCGGAGCTGTTATGGCAATTTTGGCATGGGCAGTGCATTTCGTACTTGACACCTTCATCGGAGGAAGAATCGCAACCCTGATTGCCCTCATCGTGGCAGTAGCGGTATACGCAGTCGTTCTCCTCAAAATGGGTGGCATGTCCGAAAAAGAACTCCTCGGTCTCCCAAAAGGTCACCAAATTGTAATAGTCTGCAAAAAATGCCATTTATTAAAAGAACGCAGATATTACTAA
- a CDS encoding DUF896 domain-containing protein, with product METAKIERINELYRKSKAEGLTEKEKKEQQILRREYVDAFKRNLRGQLNNISIKEKDGSITNLGEKYGQKKGN from the coding sequence ATGGAGACAGCAAAAATTGAACGCATTAATGAATTATATAGAAAATCAAAAGCAGAAGGACTGACAGAGAAAGAGAAAAAAGAACAGCAGATTCTCAGACGGGAATATGTAGATGCATTCAAAAGAAATCTTCGTGGACAGCTTAATAACATTTCAATCAAGGAGAAGGATGGATCCATTACAAATCTGGGCGAGAAATATGGACAGAAAAAAGGAAATTAG
- a CDS encoding 5-formyltetrahydrofolate cyclo-ligase, giving the protein MDRKKEIRAKILKMRQALPKEEVREKSLRIMRRIEETETFKNADNLLAYIDFRGEVATGTLIEKAWELGKKVYVPRVAGKEMEFYQIHSFEDLEKGAYGILEPKKECPVYEAGEGQTTLAILPGSVFDEKKNRVGYGGGFYDRYFEKRKDICRIAAAYEMQIVEEIETEEFDLPADYVTTEERFW; this is encoded by the coding sequence ATGGACAGAAAAAAGGAAATTAGGGCAAAAATTCTGAAAATGAGACAGGCACTTCCAAAAGAAGAGGTTCGGGAGAAGAGCCTGCGGATCATGAGACGCATTGAAGAGACAGAGACATTTAAAAATGCAGATAACCTTCTTGCGTATATTGATTTTCGTGGAGAGGTGGCAACCGGAACACTGATCGAGAAGGCATGGGAGCTTGGAAAAAAGGTCTATGTGCCACGGGTAGCGGGAAAAGAGATGGAGTTTTATCAGATACATTCTTTTGAGGATCTGGAAAAGGGGGCTTATGGCATCCTGGAGCCGAAAAAAGAATGCCCTGTTTATGAAGCCGGAGAAGGGCAGACTACACTGGCAATCCTGCCGGGAAGTGTTTTTGATGAAAAAAAGAACCGTGTCGGTTATGGCGGTGGATTTTATGATCGTTATTTTGAAAAACGGAAAGATATCTGCCGGATCGCAGCTGCTTATGAAATGCAGATTGTAGAAGAAATTGAGACCGAAGAATTTGATCTTCCGGCAGATTATGTTACAACGGAAGAGAGGTTCTGGTAG
- a CDS encoding S-ribosylhomocysteine lyase → MEKITSFTIDHLKLVPGLYVSRKDFAGEQVITTFDIRMTNPNEEPVMNTAEVHTIEHLGATFLRNHRDYASKTLYFGPMGCRTGFYLLLVGDYESKDIVPLMKEMFAFIADFNGDVPGAAAKDCGNYLDMNLPMANYMAKRYLTEVLENITEKQLVYPE, encoded by the coding sequence ATGGAGAAAATTACCAGTTTCACAATAGACCATTTGAAACTTGTTCCTGGGCTTTACGTCTCACGTAAGGATTTTGCCGGCGAACAGGTCATTACAACCTTTGATATCCGCATGACCAATCCGAATGAAGAACCGGTTATGAATACTGCAGAGGTTCACACCATCGAACATCTTGGTGCAACCTTCCTTCGTAACCACAGGGACTACGCATCAAAAACACTTTACTTTGGACCAATGGGATGCCGTACCGGCTTCTACCTTCTTCTTGTAGGTGATTATGAATCAAAAGATATCGTTCCACTGATGAAAGAAATGTTTGCTTTTATCGCAGACTTCAATGGGGACGTACCGGGAGCTGCTGCAAAAGACTGCGGAAACTATCTGGACATGAACCTTCCGATGGCAAATTATATGGCAAAAAGATATCTGACTGAGGTTCTGGAAAATATTACAGAAAAACAGCTGGTTTATCCTGAATAA
- a CDS encoding histidine phosphatase family protein: MKIYMIRHGETDWNKKRKLQGQVDIPLNEFGKLLAKETAPALADVPFAVCYTSPLKRAAETARLVLGDREVPIVPDKRIQEMSFGEFEGLCCREEGWNIPDPGFRNFFNAPEVYQPPKGGESFEEVRARLNNFLEELYQKEDLQDKNVLLSTHGAALCGILSLMKGLPISGYWQQGVHKNCAVSIAEVKDGKIEILQENVTYYQESVQDW, encoded by the coding sequence ATGAAAATATATATGATCCGTCATGGAGAGACGGACTGGAATAAAAAAAGAAAATTACAGGGACAGGTGGATATTCCGCTGAATGAATTTGGAAAACTACTTGCAAAAGAGACGGCTCCGGCACTCGCAGATGTTCCATTTGCGGTCTGTTACACAAGCCCGCTGAAAAGGGCGGCAGAGACGGCACGGCTCGTCCTGGGGGACAGGGAGGTTCCGATTGTTCCGGATAAGCGGATCCAGGAGATGAGCTTTGGAGAATTTGAGGGACTTTGTTGCAGAGAAGAGGGATGGAATATTCCGGATCCGGGATTTCGCAACTTTTTTAATGCACCGGAAGTGTACCAGCCGCCAAAAGGAGGGGAATCCTTTGAAGAAGTGCGTGCACGTCTGAATAATTTTCTGGAAGAGCTTTATCAGAAAGAAGATCTTCAGGATAAAAATGTACTTTTATCCACACATGGTGCAGCACTTTGCGGGATTCTGAGCCTGATGAAAGGTCTGCCGATTTCCGGGTACTGGCAGCAGGGGGTACATAAGAACTGTGCGGTATCAATTGCGGAAGTAAAAGATGGAAAAATAGAAATTTTACAGGAAAATGTGACTTATTATCAAGAGTCAGTGCAGGACTGGTAG
- a CDS encoding LacI family DNA-binding transcriptional regulator: MATIKDIASAAGVSAAAVSRILNNDETLNVSPETRQKVLDTARELHYVKRGRPSVKSLFTLGIIQWFSSQQELEDNYYLLIRQGIEDYCLSHNIQIVRTYKSDINYMDVLKDVDCLICIGKFSQEEISYLYEMNSCILFLDMPVNDDRISTIIPDFGEAVTEALDYLTGIGHREIGFFTGKEYIGENHLYPDYRKKVFIDYCDAHDLIYEPYIQEGVFQISSGYEMACNLINGGKLPTAIFAASDPIAFGAIKAFTEHGIRVPEDISIVGFDDINMAQFSAPPLTTVSAPAYHMGMYGASILQHLLREHPGPALKIKLPCKLVVRNSCKAIEK, from the coding sequence ATGGCAACAATCAAAGATATTGCTTCTGCTGCCGGTGTTTCTGCCGCAGCAGTTTCACGTATACTGAATAATGATGAGACGCTCAATGTCTCACCGGAAACCCGACAGAAAGTACTGGATACTGCAAGAGAGCTGCATTATGTAAAGCGCGGACGTCCTTCTGTCAAATCACTTTTTACCCTTGGGATCATTCAGTGGTTCTCTTCCCAGCAGGAACTGGAGGATAATTATTATCTTCTGATCCGTCAGGGAATTGAAGATTACTGCCTCTCACACAATATCCAGATCGTGCGTACCTACAAAAGCGACATCAATTACATGGACGTTCTGAAGGATGTAGACTGTCTGATCTGTATCGGCAAATTCAGTCAGGAGGAAATTTCTTATCTGTATGAGATGAATTCGTGCATCCTGTTCCTAGATATGCCGGTAAACGATGACCGGATTTCCACGATCATTCCGGATTTCGGCGAAGCAGTTACAGAAGCTCTGGATTATCTGACTGGGATCGGGCACCGGGAGATTGGTTTCTTTACCGGAAAAGAATATATCGGCGAAAATCATCTCTATCCGGATTACCGAAAAAAAGTCTTTATTGATTACTGTGATGCACACGATTTGATTTATGAGCCTTATATCCAGGAGGGTGTATTCCAGATTTCTTCCGGTTATGAGATGGCATGCAATCTGATCAACGGTGGCAAGCTGCCGACGGCGATCTTTGCAGCAAGCGATCCGATCGCTTTTGGTGCGATCAAAGCCTTTACCGAACACGGGATCCGTGTTCCGGAGGATATTTCCATCGTAGGCTTTGATGATATCAATATGGCACAGTTTTCTGCTCCACCGCTGACAACGGTCAGTGCGCCAGCTTATCATATGGGAATGTACGGAGCTTCTATTCTGCAGCATCTCCTGAGGGAGCATCCGGGACCTGCACTTAAGATCAAACTGCCGTGTAAGCTGGTTGTCCGGAATTCGTGTAAAGCGATTGAAAAATAG
- a CDS encoding galactokinase translates to MKQLTKLMEEMKQGVYRDTLKDIYIDESVIAHQEERYVKAMAEYQKLYGDREVEVYSAPGRSEVGGNHTDHQHGMVLATSINLDAIAIVNKNEDMTVRVVSEGYDMIVIDANDVEKVDKEEGTSIGLIRGVLAGLKERGYKIGGFNAYVTSDVLIGAGLSSSAAFETIIGTIVSGLYNDMQISMVEIAQIGQYSENVYFGKPSGLMDQTACAVGGLIHIDFKDPKAPVVEKVDVDFENHACSLCIVDTKGSHQDLTPDYAQIPADMKAIATYFGKEVLRDVDEKEFFAAIPALREKLGDRPVLRAMHFFGDNARVAAQVASLREGRFEDFLNMIKASGDSSFKYLQNVYTNRDVQNQAVSIALAVSENVLGNHGVCRVHGGGFAGTIQAFVKNDFVEEYRKALDAVFGEGSCHVLKVRKYGGMKVIA, encoded by the coding sequence ATGAAACAGCTTACAAAACTTATGGAAGAAATGAAACAAGGCGTGTACCGTGATACATTAAAAGATATTTATATTGATGAAAGTGTGATTGCACATCAGGAAGAACGCTATGTAAAAGCGATGGCAGAGTATCAGAAATTGTATGGGGACAGAGAAGTAGAAGTATACAGCGCACCGGGACGAAGTGAAGTTGGTGGAAATCATACAGATCATCAGCACGGAATGGTGCTTGCAACCTCTATTAATCTGGATGCGATCGCAATTGTAAATAAAAATGAAGATATGACCGTCCGTGTGGTATCTGAAGGATATGATATGATCGTTATCGATGCGAATGATGTAGAAAAGGTTGACAAAGAAGAAGGGACATCTATCGGACTGATCCGTGGCGTACTTGCAGGACTGAAAGAACGCGGATACAAGATTGGTGGATTCAATGCTTATGTGACAAGTGATGTGCTGATCGGAGCAGGACTTTCTTCGTCTGCTGCATTTGAAACAATCATTGGAACCATTGTTTCCGGACTTTACAACGATATGCAGATCAGCATGGTAGAGATTGCACAGATTGGTCAGTATTCTGAAAATGTTTACTTTGGAAAGCCAAGTGGTCTGATGGACCAGACAGCCTGCGCGGTTGGTGGACTGATCCACATTGATTTCAAAGATCCAAAGGCTCCGGTTGTAGAAAAAGTAGATGTAGATTTTGAAAATCATGCATGCAGTCTGTGCATCGTAGATACCAAAGGTTCTCATCAGGATCTGACACCGGATTATGCACAGATTCCGGCGGATATGAAAGCTATTGCAACATATTTTGGAAAAGAAGTTCTCCGTGACGTAGATGAAAAAGAATTTTTTGCAGCGATCCCGGCACTCCGCGAGAAGCTTGGAGACCGTCCGGTGCTTCGGGCTATGCATTTCTTCGGTGATAATGCGAGAGTTGCAGCACAGGTTGCATCCCTTCGCGAAGGAAGATTTGAAGATTTCCTTAATATGATCAAAGCATCCGGAGATTCCTCTTTCAAATATCTTCAGAATGTATATACTAACCGTGACGTGCAGAACCAGGCAGTATCCATTGCCCTTGCAGTCAGCGAAAATGTACTCGGAAACCATGGAGTATGCCGTGTGCATGGAGGCGGATTTGCCGGAACCATTCAGGCATTTGTGAAGAATGATTTTGTAGAAGAGTACAGAAAAGCATTGGATGCAGTATTTGGAGAAGGATCCTGCCACGTATTAAAGGTTCGTAAATATGGCGGAATGAAAGTAATCGCGTAA
- the galT gene encoding UDP-glucose--hexose-1-phosphate uridylyltransferase, producing MIDQAITELVQYGLDTGLVAPEDKIFVTNQILEALGLESYEETPGSRGAEELEQILKEITDYAVEKELIADSIVYRDLFDTKIMGKLVPLPSMVSHKFYELYQEGPKKATDYFYKLSQDSDYIRRYRIKKDQKWITETPYGEMEITINLSKPEKDPKAIAAAKNATQSGYPKCQLCKENEGYAGRVNHPARQNHRIIPVRIDGKDWGFQYSPYVYYNEHCIVFNGEHVPMKIERATFAKLLDFVSQFPHYFVGSNADLPIVGGSILSHDHFQGGNHEFAMAKAPVIKEYVIPGYEDVRAGMVKWPMSVIRLQCKDKERLISAADHILMCWRSYTDEAAFIFAETNGEPHNTITPIARIRDGYFELDLVLRNNITTEEHPLGVYHPHAKLHHIKKENIGLIEVMGLAVLPSRLKSEMEQLADAILEGKDIRSNEVLEKHADWVEEFLPKYTDITKENIMDILHEEIGQVFNQVLEDAGVYKQTEEGRAAFERFVGSL from the coding sequence ATGATCGATCAGGCAATTACAGAACTGGTACAGTATGGATTAGATACGGGGCTTGTAGCACCGGAAGATAAAATATTTGTTACCAATCAGATTTTAGAGGCACTTGGTCTGGAGTCTTACGAGGAGACACCAGGAAGCAGGGGTGCAGAGGAGCTGGAACAGATTCTGAAGGAGATTACAGATTATGCAGTGGAAAAAGAACTGATTGCAGATTCAATCGTGTACCGGGATCTGTTTGATACAAAAATCATGGGAAAACTGGTCCCGCTGCCGAGCATGGTAAGCCATAAATTCTATGAACTGTATCAGGAAGGACCGAAAAAGGCGACCGATTATTTTTACAAGCTTAGTCAGGACAGCGATTATATCCGCAGATACCGGATTAAAAAGGATCAGAAATGGATCACAGAGACACCATATGGGGAGATGGAGATCACCATCAATCTGTCCAAACCGGAAAAAGATCCGAAAGCGATCGCGGCAGCAAAAAATGCTACACAGAGTGGTTATCCGAAATGCCAGCTGTGTAAGGAAAATGAAGGCTACGCCGGTCGCGTCAATCATCCGGCAAGACAGAATCACCGGATCATTCCGGTCAGGATCGATGGAAAAGACTGGGGATTCCAGTATTCACCGTATGTATATTACAATGAACACTGCATCGTTTTCAACGGAGAGCATGTGCCGATGAAAATTGAGCGTGCAACTTTTGCAAAGCTGTTGGATTTTGTCAGCCAGTTTCCACACTATTTTGTTGGTTCCAATGCAGATCTTCCAATCGTAGGAGGATCGATCCTAAGCCATGATCATTTCCAGGGTGGAAATCATGAATTTGCAATGGCAAAAGCTCCGGTTATTAAAGAATATGTGATTCCGGGGTATGAAGATGTGCGCGCCGGAATGGTAAAATGGCCAATGTCTGTTATCCGTCTGCAGTGCAAAGACAAAGAACGTCTGATCAGCGCAGCTGACCATATTTTAATGTGTTGGAGATCTTATACAGACGAAGCAGCATTTATCTTTGCCGAGACGAACGGAGAACCGCACAACACGATCACTCCGATCGCCAGAATCAGGGATGGGTATTTTGAGCTGGATCTTGTTCTCAGAAATAATATTACGACAGAAGAACACCCGCTTGGCGTTTACCATCCGCATGCAAAATTACATCACATCAAGAAAGAGAATATTGGTCTGATCGAGGTGATGGGACTTGCAGTGCTGCCGTCAAGACTGAAAAGTGAGATGGAACAGCTTGCAGATGCAATCCTTGAAGGAAAGGACATCCGCAGCAATGAAGTGCTTGAAAAGCATGCAGACTGGGTAGAAGAATTCCTTCCAAAATATACAGACATTACGAAAGAAAATATCATGGACATTCTCCATGAGGAAATCGGACAGGTGTTTAACCAGGTGCTGGAAGATGCCGGTGTTTATAAGCAGACAGAAGAAGGCAGGGCAGCATTTGAGCGGTTTGTTGGAAGCCTGTAG
- a CDS encoding recombinase family protein, with protein sequence MKTQDNRDRIAAIYVRLSEEDHDKVHETDDSLSIQNQKSMLLEFASKHGWTVYDIYNDDDYAGADRSRPEFNRLITDAREGKFGIILCKTQARFTREMELVEKYIHGLFPIWGIRFVGMVDGADTSVKGNKKARQINGLVNEWYLEDMSENIKSSLDDLRRKGHHIGAWVRYGYMKDPNQKGHIIPDPVAAAVVERIFKMYLEGNSRADIARILNSEQIPPPGLYKIQQGDKYKNAFMAGEWDSCSISRILKEEMYIGNMVQGRQASESYKTKKLRTLPKEDWIRVIGTHEAIISLETWNQTQALLAVGARSFTRSEEIGLFSRKVYCGHCNKLMRTGRSKRKSGTYYNYVICVRRHPEINPCPVHAVSNALMEKTILDQLDILAAKYKDGSLFSEIMDEESTIGIEIKRLKAELAQHKKKLVEYETGLKCLYLDKASGSISNSDYQFLSRELSAGKELAERKVDLCTENYNKILRSQEILREKAGVLESYSRPKELTRSMVETFIDHIVICSSSDGTSKQEIKIYWNF encoded by the coding sequence ATGAAAACACAAGACAACAGAGATCGGATAGCTGCAATCTATGTACGGCTTTCCGAAGAAGACCATGACAAGGTTCATGAAACCGACGACAGTCTCTCGATCCAAAATCAAAAATCAATGCTTCTTGAATTCGCATCGAAACATGGATGGACTGTCTATGACATCTATAACGATGACGACTATGCCGGCGCAGACAGATCTCGCCCAGAGTTCAACAGGTTGATTACGGACGCACGGGAAGGTAAATTCGGTATCATCCTGTGCAAGACGCAAGCACGATTCACCCGTGAAATGGAGCTCGTGGAAAAATACATCCACGGCCTCTTCCCAATTTGGGGTATCCGGTTCGTCGGCATGGTAGACGGAGCGGATACATCGGTTAAAGGCAACAAAAAAGCCAGGCAGATCAACGGACTTGTAAATGAATGGTATCTCGAAGATATGTCTGAAAACATCAAGAGTTCCCTTGATGACCTTCGCAGAAAAGGGCACCATATCGGTGCCTGGGTCAGATATGGTTACATGAAAGACCCGAACCAAAAAGGACATATCATTCCCGATCCAGTTGCCGCCGCCGTGGTGGAACGAATTTTCAAGATGTACCTTGAAGGAAACAGTAGAGCAGACATCGCCCGCATCTTAAATTCAGAACAAATCCCGCCGCCGGGACTATACAAAATCCAACAGGGGGATAAATATAAAAATGCCTTCATGGCAGGTGAGTGGGATTCCTGCTCTATTTCGCGAATCCTTAAAGAGGAAATGTATATCGGCAATATGGTTCAAGGCCGACAAGCATCCGAATCTTATAAAACAAAAAAACTTCGAACGTTGCCAAAAGAAGATTGGATTCGTGTCATCGGAACACATGAAGCGATTATATCGCTGGAAACTTGGAATCAAACCCAGGCACTACTCGCTGTCGGAGCGCGTTCTTTTACACGATCGGAGGAAATAGGCCTCTTTTCCCGAAAAGTTTATTGTGGCCATTGCAACAAATTGATGAGAACCGGAAGGTCAAAAAGAAAATCTGGTACGTACTACAATTACGTAATATGCGTCAGAAGGCACCCTGAAATCAATCCTTGTCCTGTACATGCGGTCTCCAACGCCTTGATGGAAAAAACCATTCTCGACCAATTGGATATCCTCGCGGCCAAATACAAGGATGGCTCCTTATTTTCAGAAATAATGGATGAAGAAAGTACTATAGGCATTGAAATAAAACGCTTAAAAGCAGAACTTGCCCAACACAAAAAGAAACTTGTTGAATACGAGACCGGTCTCAAATGTCTATATTTAGACAAAGCATCAGGAAGTATCTCAAATTCAGATTATCAATTCCTATCCAGAGAGCTGTCAGCTGGAAAGGAATTGGCAGAACGTAAAGTGGATCTTTGCACTGAGAATTACAATAAAATTCTTCGCTCGCAGGAAATCTTAAGAGAAAAAGCAGGTGTGCTCGAATCCTATTCGCGTCCGAAAGAACTCACGAGAAGTATGGTGGAGACTTTCATCGACCATATCGTCATATGTTCAAGTTCTGATGGTACTTCTAAACAAGAAATCAAAATATATTGGAATTTTTAA